The DNA window gagtcaATTTTGTTAGACAAATCTCTTACGTTggtcattaatgaaaaattattattttttatgccaaaAGTGTTACTTATCATTGCAAATATGAGCAAAGTTGACACGTCTCATAAATAAAGATatatgagactgtctcacaaaagacctactatGTGTGTTATTAGAAGCTAATTCCAAGCCGTATACTCTAATGACACCGGATAATACATaacaaggaaaaaaaattgtacaaaaATGGACTAATTAAGCATTGATTATCTTTTTCTAATCACAGTTTTTTTGGCTCTCACTCGAGAAAAGATTTTCCGTTGGATTGCCATGGGTGGCCTTGTTGCCTAACAATTGTTCGGATCTAAAAGGACTTCACAATTATTACAAACCAAGTAAACATgcatgatgaatttatttttccgaTTGTCCCCAAATAAATCATCCAATTTTAAATATAGTGATATTTTTTCTTGTCTTGTTACAAATATAATCTAATTCAATAAGTTTTCAAAATATGTACGACCATTTCATGAATGATTTAAATAACGATAAAAAACGAAATTTgtttgtaattttttatttttacactgatatttttaatgttgatgaaaaaaataaacaaaagttCATGTATTTTGAATGGACCAGAACTAAAATGAAGTTAAATGCACGCGGGAAATCAGAGAAAGCAAAGAGAGTTGAAGAAATATCAGGGGATTGAGTTGGTATCAAAGGAAATCAGTTTGGCCTTTTTCAGTATTTAAAGTTCGAAGGTTGAAAAGTTTTGTGTATCATTTTCCAACGTCTTTAAATTGGATTAGAATAGTTATAACCTAAGAAAGACTCTTGCAAGACTGTTAGACCTTAATTATGTTTCAATTACTTAAACCAAAATTGCATACCTACTAATCTAATTGTTTTATGATAATTAATCGCAAATATACGCATAAAGGGACTCATCAATGATTAGGGATGTAAACGTATCGAGTCAGTTCGATCAATCGTATTCGAAATTCTCAAATTTGAGGTGAACTCGAACCAAAATTAAATTGTTCATTAGTTTGATAGTCATTCGGGaacttgaatattttatattaaataaatatatttcgagtctttatttttaaataaccAGCAAAACATGGTTAAGAAAATGAGTGAACAAACCGTAAACTGTTATTCTCCACCTCTTCGATACAAATTCATTCAGAGACTTCGGGAATCTGATTCAATTATAATCATTACACTCCTACGATTCTACTGCTTCAAACCAATCCATGGTCTACGGCTCTCTCATTCGAAGTTGTTAATTACAAGCCTTCGTTACTCGGAAATCTCAGCATCAATAGCCACTCCGCACGTCATCTTTCCATTTCCAGTACATTCTCTGGTGAGACCTCTTATCTCAATTGTGATGTTTTCCGTAATTACACAACCTTAGCATGTATATTTCATTGGATTTCAGTGTTCTTCTCTCGGCTCGGTTATTGTTTCCCGCAAACAACATGTTTGAAAAAATGACAAACTCAATGTTCAAACTTTTCGGTATTTAGCAAAAGTAGCTTCCAGCACTTATAATGTAGTTAAGTTGTAAAAATATTAATCTATTTTACTCAAAGTAGTACCAAAATTTTTAGTTAGTTTTTTAAGGTTTACTCCATCATGTAGGTGATTTTCATGTGGCATGGATTCTTAATTCATTCACAGTTAATAAATAAAGTTGTACTGCATTtatttatgagatttgggacagatgattttcgatgattaatttttttatatttattattaaatgcAATAATTACATTTTATTTGGTATTGTGACATTTATGTTTGTGTTGTAGATTTGATTAAGATATTTACATGTTTTTGAAGCTCACATCTCTTCTACTATATATTATCTTTCTACTTCTCGTCACAATCAAAACAATGTTGAAAGACGTCGATACGAGAACATAAAAGAAGACATTCAATGACACAAGAGCAACGACAAAATCACTTAACTTGACGTCGATCAACTTACCAAAGACAAAGGACTGACGTAGGTATACAATCAAAATAAAATCTgagataaaatataaattttatagccGAAAGATAAAAGAATGAATTCATTCACGGCGgcaaaaaaaaggaaaaaataaaagtaaaaacatttaaatgatcgAACATttgtatttaataaaaatatcctAGAAACATATTTTAGTACATTTGTATATCTTCTATAACAATCATATCCTAATAgaataattttttatctttatttttatgaatttttaaacgATCAAATAACTcatgacataaaaaaatatgtaaaagaCTATTTTTAAAcgtttaattttaatataatctagatttttcacaaaataattattaaacactgaaaattttaatggaaaatagcttcagtttttgtttttgttttttttagaaaaaaaaaattatgtgagTTTTTCAAAAACTGTAGACATGTAGTATAAACACAAATATTAAAGACAATAATTTATAAGGCCaaaaaatactaaataataaaatgaGTATTTGCAATagtttttacttttaaaaaatgattaaatttataaattatgaaAAGTGGAGAAAAATCAGAAGTATGTAGTATTTGAAGACAAaagtgaaaaattaaaaatttaaaatcagaaATGATGTTTGATAAATAAGATAttctaatattaattttttaccaTAATCACGGTTGTAAAAGCAGTATCAACATCTCATTACTTTTTGAATTTCACTTAAATTAAGTAGAATCGGTTTCATAGATGCTGCCTCATGGGGTACTGCCCTTAACCATTTATTAGTTGCCAAGTGACAATTAATTTCAagctttttaaataaataaaaatttattaaaaacctTATGTGTTATCTCAATTTGGACGTTTCACTAACCATggttcaattttttaaaatgatttatttttaaaaaagcatTTGACCTTCATTCCTTCTTCCGCCGTCATCTCTCAAAAAATCAGAACAAGACTTCCACCACTTTGCTCCATTTTGCAACTTTCTGCCCGAGAATaggttattattttttattttttatttttattctttatcCTTGTTCATCTAATTTTGTATgtctgtaatttttttaattattgttgctTTTTGCTGTATTAATCGATGATTTAAGGACCAAATATTCATGTTTAACTATCACACGgagtaagaaaagaaacaaaCTGAATAAAAGCTATCTAACAGAGATATAGATGGTAGGAGGAAaaccaaaatattattttaagaatcAAAGCTCcaagatttttaatatttaatgtttaaagcaatacgaaatacgggcttGATGCAAACGACGCGGAATATAGCTAAGTAGAAGAGCTATCGATCTCCCGATATAGTTTTGGTTTCAAACCACATCAGTTGTAATTGCAAGATTATTTATGAAAAGGGGGGGCTCCGAATCCTCATGTCCACGGAGAAACAATTTACACATCCAATAACAATTTCAGTCATCTACTTATATtcatttttgaaatattataaAGTAAGCACCAAGAGCTCCGCTTCATAATAAAAGACTGCCTAAACTCTACATTAGAcccttgtaatttttttaaaagtaaaatacaGTAGATTATTCTCTTGTTTATGTCCATATTTTTGTAATATGTGGTACTTGAATACATGTATGTTTCCTTCatctaatttgtttttttttaaaaattagatCCGGTTggtcgtttttttttttttttggaaatggAAGATGACAAATCAAACGCACTTGAAAAGTTGGAGTAAGACTACGAGGAAGAAACCGAAATTGATCAATTTCCAAAAACGCAACCTGGACTCCCTAATTTTTCTATGCAAGAAAATGGAGAGGTACAAACTGAAAACTTCATTGTCGATGTTTTGAAGAGCAAACTAGAAGTGGGTAAGATTGTGAACACTCTTGAAGAAGCTTATTTATTGTATTGTCAATACGCACGTGCCAAGAGATTTAGTGTAAGGAAGGGTGAACAACGATGTTTTTCCCATACTGATGAACTTCAATCAAAGGAATTCAATTGCTCATGTGAAGGTTTGAAAGATGAAAAAAGATCTAGTAAAAAGATTCCAATTTATCAAAAACTGCTCACTAGAACTAATTGTAAAGCCAAACTGAAAATTTCAAGAGAAAATGGGGGTCAATGGAGAGTAAGTAGATTTGTGGAAGAGCATAACCATGAGATGTTTGCACAGGATCAAACTCACTTGTTAAGATCGGCACGCAATATATCACATGCAAAAAAGTCTACTCTAGAAGCTATGATAAATGCTGGAATATCTGTCTCTGCGGCTGTTTCTTTCATGGAAAATGAAGCATGTGGGTCAGAAAATTTGGGTTTTACTAGAAAGGATGCATATGATCATATGAGTCGACTGAAAAAACATACCAAAGTTGAGAATGGAGATGCCACTGCGCTTATTAAATATCTTATAAATACGGCGAATAAAGAGAATTACTTTTACTGGAACGTGCAATTGGATGATGACGATAGGGTGATGAACTTTTTCTTTAGGGACTATAGAAGTGCGGttgattatgaaaattttggtGATGTCTTGTCGATTGATAAAACATATAGAACAAATAAGTATAATTTGATATGTGCTCCATTTGTTGGTATAAATCACCATATGCAGAATGTGATGTTTGGCTTGGCCTTTATGTCAGATGAAACCGAAAGTTcttttgaatggttgtttaCAACATTTCTTGATTCTATGAATAGAAAGCAACCTCAAACTATTTTTTCAGATCAATGTCAAGCTATGATGAATGCCATCGAAACAGTTTTTCCACATTCACATCATCGTTTATGTCAGTGGCATATAAATCAAAATGCTCCTTCACACTTTGGGAGTTTAAATGGAGATTCAGCTTTTAAACAGCTATGGTATAAATGCATGTCTTATTGTGAATCTGAAGATGAATTTGAGGTCACATGGAAATATATGATTGATACATATAATTTGGATGATCATAGATGGTTGAATGGGATGTACAGACTCAGGGAAAAATGGGCTACTGCCTTTAGTAGTGGAAAGTTTAGTGCGGGACTTTTGGCTACTTCGAGGAGTGAGGCCACAAATATGACTTTGAAAAAGACATGTAACAAAATGAGTTCTTTGTATGAATTTGTGATGAATTatgcaaaaattcaaaataattggCAGAATAAGGAAAAGACAGATGATACTTGTTGTCGTCATGGTAAGCCTGCACAgattttgaaaaatcatccattgTTGATTAATGCTGCTGAGGTTTACACGATTTTCATATACCAGttatttgaattgaattggttAATTCTTTGAATTGCAAATTTGTTGAACCACCATCTTGTTTTGGCAATGATTGGAATTGGCTTGAGGTCAAAGTAAAATCTCATGATGAAAACTCGAGGGTTAGACATGTGGTGTTCAATAAGCAGAGTCATGAAATAAAATGTAGTTGTCATAAGTTTGAGACAATGGGGATTTTGTGTAAGCATGCTTTGATGATGTTTAACTGTATGGATGTCACTGTTTTGCCCA is part of the Primulina tabacum isolate GXHZ01 chromosome 18, ASM2559414v2, whole genome shotgun sequence genome and encodes:
- the LOC142533301 gene encoding protein FAR1-RELATED SEQUENCE 5-like, which produces MQENGEVQTENFIVDVLKSKLEVGKIVNTLEEAYLLYCQYARAKRFSVRKGEQRCFSHTDELQSKEFNCSCEGLKDEKRSSKKIPIYQKLLTRTNCKAKLKISRENGGQWRVSRFVEEHNHEMFAQDQTHLLRSARNISHAKKSTLEAMINAGISVSAAVSFMENEACGSENLGFTRKDAYDHMSRLKKHTKVENGDATALIKYLINTANKENYFYWNVQLDDDDRVMNFFFRDYRSAVDYENFGDVLSIDKTYRTNKYNLICAPFVGINHHMQNVMFGLAFMSDETESSFEWLFTTFLDSMNRKQPQTIFSDQCQAMMNAIETVFPHSHHRLCQWHINQNAPSHFGSLNGDSAFKQLWYKCMSYCESEDEFEVTWKYMIDTYNLDDHRWLNGMYRLREKWATAFSSGKFSAGLLATSRSEATNMTLKKTCNKMSSLYEFVMNYAKIQNNWQNKEKTDDTCCRHGKPAQILKNHPLLINAAEVYTIFIYQLFELNWLIL